The following proteins are encoded in a genomic region of Methanoculleus bourgensis MS2:
- a CDS encoding HFX_2341 family transcriptional regulator domain-containing protein, with the protein MAGMEKIVHIIPLGHEYDRAVKPFEDSNADRVYILTRWHDPSAALKMVNDQRYYALKVRDALIKKGIDVKCESVNLFDFLEVTKSISKIIVREKTEGNRIRMNMSAAGRLTSVAATLVGMHHDVQVYYVHADGYPDDPGEQKEHGLSVCDSNEITYLTNLKFDMPDPIGVNILAFLCEKGKKVNTRDLLGKLKDLQVEGFQELFYDNIDLVDNDKRKNSQQGVISAKRTLQSRQLMKLNKTILEKLERKGYIKREKIGRSLYVSNTDTGKYVAYLSGLVE; encoded by the coding sequence ATGGCAGGGATGGAAAAGATCGTGCATATTATTCCGCTTGGTCATGAATATGACCGAGCAGTGAAACCTTTTGAGGATAGTAACGCAGATCGAGTGTATATCCTCACGCGCTGGCATGATCCTTCTGCAGCACTAAAAATGGTCAATGATCAGCGCTACTATGCACTCAAAGTGAGAGATGCCCTCATAAAAAAGGGAATTGACGTGAAATGTGAGTCGGTAAATCTGTTCGATTTCCTTGAGGTAACAAAGAGCATTTCCAAAATAATCGTCAGGGAGAAGACCGAAGGGAATAGGATCCGGATGAATATGTCTGCAGCAGGCCGTTTAACTTCCGTAGCTGCAACACTCGTCGGTATGCATCATGATGTACAGGTCTACTACGTCCACGCCGATGGCTACCCTGATGATCCAGGCGAGCAGAAAGAGCATGGTCTCAGCGTCTGCGATAGTAATGAGATCACTTATTTGACTAACCTGAAGTTCGACATGCCGGACCCCATCGGTGTGAATATACTGGCATTTCTTTGTGAAAAGGGAAAGAAGGTCAATACAAGAGATTTATTGGGTAAATTAAAGGACTTACAGGTAGAGGGCTTTCAAGAATTGTTTTACGATAATATTGATCTGGTCGATAACGATAAGCGCAAAAATAGCCAACAGGGGGTAATTTCCGCTAAAAGAACCCTTCAAAGTCGCCAGTTAATGAAACTGAATAAAACAATTCTTGAAAAATTAGAGAGAAAAGGATATATTAAACGAGAAAAGATTGGGAGAAGTCTGTACGTCTCGAATACAGACACTGGAAAATATGTCGCTTATCTCAGTGGACTGGTAGAGTGA
- a CDS encoding HepT-like ribonuclease domain-containing protein produces MRDELFLRHILDEIVLLREIGRDLTYEDLLRDPVRQHAIVRAIEIIGEATKNISEHQKEQHPEIPWKLMAGSRDKLIHAYFEVDWRIVWAILETEIPVLEPKVQAILLALDASNQE; encoded by the coding sequence ATGCGTGATGAACTCTTCCTCCGTCATATCCTTGATGAGATCGTGCTTCTCCGTGAGATCGGTAGGGATCTGACATACGAGGACCTGCTTCGTGACCCGGTGCGGCAGCATGCGATCGTCCGGGCGATCGAGATCATCGGAGAGGCCACGAAGAACATCTCCGAGCACCAAAAAGAGCAGCATCCGGAGATTCCCTGGAAACTGATGGCCGGGTCGCGGGATAAACTGATTCACGCATATTTCGAGGTAGACTGGAGGATCGTCTGGGCTATTCTTGAGACCGAGATCCCGGTTCTCGAACCGAAGGTTCAGGCAATCCTGCTCGCTCTTGACGCATCAAACCAGGAATGA
- a CDS encoding nucleotidyltransferase domain-containing protein, whose protein sequence is MVPAPSGSSIRCAGIEEIAPGSIAVAIYGSTAAGTFDEQSDIDILVIGDPFVASVLRNHVLVAGAAL, encoded by the coding sequence GTGGTGCCGGCGCCTTCGGGAAGCAGTATCCGCTGTGCCGGGATCGAGGAGATTGCGCCGGGGAGCATCGCGGTCGCAATCTACGGGAGCACTGCGGCGGGAACCTTCGATGAGCAGAGCGACATTGACATTCTGGTCATCGGTGACCCCTTTGTCGCCAGTGTTCTGCGGAACCACGTGCTTGTTGCGGGAGCTGCACTATGA
- the kdpA gene encoding potassium-transporting ATPase subunit KdpA — MTPPNPLLDAAAAALVLLLVTGAALLASGYIHRVFSGGVSGLPGRVEQAIYRFIGTSPDEETGWRGYTRDLLAFNGIGFIVLFALLLLQGSLPLNPGGAGAFGPLAAVNAATSFVTNTNWQVYSGEVSVSYLSQMAGFTVQNFLSAATGISVALAVMRGLTRRSTDRIGNFWVDMTRSVLYILLPLALAAALLLASQGVIQNLDASVTAGSQTIAMGPVASQVAIKLLGTNGGGFFAANSAHPYENPTPITNLIEAFLILLIPAALPFVFGRMSGAMRQGWAIYAVMLAIYAAALGGLYTAELAGNPLVDELGVFGISMEGKEVRFGLLGTALFATSTTATSCGAVDAMHDSLTPLGGMVPMLLILLGEVVFGGVGSGFYTIVGFVVVAVFIAGLMIGRTPEFLGKKVEAVEMRMAVVTVLIPGVLVLLLSGIALALPGAMGNPGPHGLSEVVYAFASMSNNNGSAFGGLDATGPFYLIAGALAMAIGRFAPAIAMLALAGSMAEKRAVPPGPGTLPTASPAFVAWTVLIILLVGGLTFFPLLAMGPVAEYLMMAGGV, encoded by the coding sequence GTGACGCCCCCCAACCCCCTCCTGGACGCCGCAGCCGCCGCCCTCGTTCTCCTCCTCGTCACCGGAGCGGCGCTGCTCGCAAGCGGCTACATCCACCGGGTCTTCTCCGGGGGCGTATCGGGCCTTCCCGGCCGCGTCGAGCAGGCAATCTACCGATTCATCGGGACCAGCCCTGATGAGGAGACGGGATGGCGGGGCTACACCCGGGACCTGCTCGCCTTCAACGGCATCGGGTTTATCGTCCTCTTCGCTCTGCTCCTCCTGCAGGGGAGCCTCCCGCTCAACCCCGGGGGAGCCGGGGCATTCGGCCCCCTGGCCGCGGTGAACGCAGCCACCAGTTTTGTCACCAACACCAACTGGCAGGTCTACAGCGGGGAGGTCTCGGTGAGTTACCTCTCCCAGATGGCCGGGTTCACCGTCCAGAACTTCCTCTCAGCCGCCACCGGGATCTCTGTCGCGCTTGCGGTGATGCGGGGGCTCACCCGCCGCTCGACCGACCGGATCGGAAACTTCTGGGTGGATATGACCCGCTCCGTCCTCTACATCCTGCTCCCGCTCGCCCTCGCCGCCGCCCTCCTGCTCGCCTCCCAGGGGGTCATCCAGAACCTGGACGCATCCGTCACGGCCGGGTCGCAGACGATCGCCATGGGCCCGGTCGCCTCCCAGGTGGCGATTAAACTCCTCGGCACGAACGGGGGCGGGTTCTTCGCCGCAAACTCAGCGCACCCCTACGAGAACCCAACCCCCATCACCAACCTCATCGAGGCCTTCCTGATCCTGCTCATCCCCGCCGCCCTCCCTTTCGTCTTCGGCCGGATGAGCGGGGCCATGCGGCAGGGGTGGGCCATCTACGCCGTGATGCTCGCGATCTACGCCGCAGCCCTCGGCGGACTCTATACCGCAGAACTCGCCGGAAACCCGCTGGTGGACGAACTCGGGGTCTTTGGGATCTCCATGGAGGGAAAGGAGGTCAGGTTCGGCCTTCTGGGCACTGCCCTCTTCGCCACCTCGACGACCGCGACGTCCTGCGGTGCGGTCGACGCCATGCACGACTCGCTCACCCCGCTTGGGGGCATGGTCCCGATGCTCCTGATCCTCCTCGGCGAGGTCGTCTTCGGCGGGGTGGGTTCAGGGTTCTACACCATCGTTGGTTTTGTGGTGGTCGCCGTCTTCATCGCGGGGCTGATGATCGGCCGGACCCCCGAATTCCTCGGCAAGAAGGTCGAGGCCGTGGAGATGCGGATGGCCGTCGTCACCGTCCTCATCCCCGGGGTGCTCGTGCTCCTCCTCTCCGGCATCGCGCTCGCTCTCCCCGGGGCGATGGGAAACCCCGGCCCGCACGGCCTCTCTGAGGTGGTCTACGCCTTCGCATCCATGTCCAACAACAACGGGAGCGCTTTTGGCGGGCTTGACGCCACCGGCCCTTTCTATCTTATCGCAGGCGCGCTTGCGATGGCCATCGGGAGGTTTGCCCCGGCCATCGCCATGCTGGCGCTCGCGGGGTCGATGGCAGAGAAACGAGCCGTCCCCCCCGGCCCCGGGACGCTCCCGACCGCCTCCCCGGCGTTTGTGGCCTGGACGGTCCTCATCATCCTGCTCGTCGGCGGACTCACGTTCTTCCCGCTCCTGGCGATGGGGCCGGTTGCAGAATACCTGATGATGGCAGGCGGGGTGTGA
- a CDS encoding nucleotidyltransferase domain-containing protein — MGKPVLTELFKTEERIRILRYVAGQRQVTTTAVAGASGTSKPLVSRYLRLLVKGGFCTQRGRAYTWNENARSLAVKRLLNIDLLAAAVPLPEWARGIGIYGSYAGGTNTADSDLDLWVLVDEYTPDLEILAARVEKDASAAAGTETNLLILTPERLSDLRETDQLFYTSLIRSSVTLGGASIDNA; from the coding sequence ATGGGAAAACCGGTGTTAACCGAACTCTTCAAGACCGAGGAACGGATACGCATCCTCCGGTATGTTGCCGGGCAACGTCAGGTAACAACAACTGCAGTTGCCGGGGCGAGCGGGACCTCAAAACCTCTTGTCTCACGCTACCTGCGCCTGCTTGTCAAAGGCGGTTTCTGTACACAACGTGGCCGGGCATACACCTGGAATGAGAACGCCCGAAGTCTGGCAGTCAAGCGCCTGCTCAACATCGACCTCCTTGCGGCGGCAGTTCCGCTCCCGGAGTGGGCCCGGGGGATAGGTATCTACGGGAGCTATGCAGGGGGGACGAACACGGCCGACAGCGACCTTGACCTCTGGGTGCTCGTTGATGAGTATACACCCGATCTCGAGATCCTTGCAGCGAGAGTCGAGAAAGACGCGAGTGCGGCAGCAGGGACCGAGACAAACCTGCTCATCCTCACCCCGGAGAGGCTGTCTGACCTGAGAGAGACCGATCAGTTGTTCTACACCAGTCTCATCCGGTCAAGCGTAACCCTTGGGGGTGCCTCCATTGACAACGCTTGA
- the cobO gene encoding cob(I)yrinic acid a,c-diamide adenosyltransferase, which yields MERGYIHVYTGNGKGKTTAALGISLRCVCAGKRVFFGQFIKDWEYSELRAEEILPNFEIVQFGRGCFIDRDPEEEDRRAAREGLARCDRVLQSGEYDLVVLDEVNVALFYGLFKATDVLEVLERRNPRVEVVLTGRYAPQEIIDAADLVTEMKEVKHYFNEGVGARTGIER from the coding sequence GTGGAACGAGGGTATATTCACGTTTACACGGGCAACGGCAAAGGGAAGACGACTGCGGCACTGGGGATATCGCTCCGGTGCGTCTGTGCCGGCAAACGGGTCTTCTTTGGCCAGTTCATCAAGGACTGGGAGTACAGTGAACTGAGAGCAGAAGAGATCCTCCCGAATTTCGAGATCGTCCAGTTCGGACGTGGGTGTTTTATCGACCGCGACCCTGAGGAGGAAGACCGCAGGGCCGCCCGCGAAGGGCTTGCCCGGTGCGACCGGGTTCTGCAGTCCGGCGAATACGACCTGGTGGTGCTCGACGAGGTCAACGTGGCGCTCTTCTACGGCCTCTTTAAGGCGACCGATGTTCTTGAGGTGCTGGAGAGGAGGAACCCCCGTGTCGAGGTGGTGCTCACCGGCAGGTATGCCCCACAGGAGATCATCGATGCCGCGGACCTGGTCACCGAGATGAAGGAGGTCAAACACTACTTCAATGAAGGGGTGGGAGCCCGCACGGGTATCGAGCGTTGA
- a CDS encoding HEPN domain-containing protein, translating into MRWRECVDRGFIRPDPRAKERVPGSLASAARFLRAAEKNVMIEEYEMAHLAAYNSAFRSIRAFLYAAGYVERSHACLITAVRHTEGDDPGVMNLANTFDKMRIARHNVQYSGSQVS; encoded by the coding sequence ATGAGGTGGCGGGAGTGTGTCGATCGGGGTTTTATCCGCCCCGACCCCCGGGCAAAGGAGCGTGTTCCCGGGTCACTCGCATCCGCGGCAAGGTTCCTGAGGGCGGCAGAGAAGAACGTGATGATCGAAGAGTACGAGATGGCTCACCTCGCCGCATATAACAGTGCCTTCCGTAGTATCCGTGCGTTTCTGTACGCCGCCGGCTACGTCGAGCGGAGCCACGCCTGCCTCATCACTGCGGTGCGGCATACTGAGGGTGACGACCCTGGGGTTATGAATCTGGCGAACACCTTCGACAAAATGCGGATCGCCAGGCATAACGTCCAGTACAGCGGATCGCAAGTCTCATGA
- a CDS encoding nucleotidyltransferase family protein, with product MAVQMRRNKKSEFVTKLEEVLPLLRERFGVAKIGIFGSAARGEERPDSDVDVLVEFAPGQTTFRNFMELAFYLEELFGRRVDLVTEQGLSQYLRPYVEQEVVWCDA from the coding sequence GTGGCAGTCCAGATGCGCCGGAACAAGAAGAGCGAGTTCGTCACGAAGCTCGAAGAAGTGCTCCCGCTACTCCGGGAGCGGTTCGGCGTCGCGAAGATCGGCATCTTCGGATCCGCCGCCCGCGGAGAGGAGCGGCCTGACAGCGATGTGGACGTGCTGGTCGAATTTGCACCGGGGCAGACGACGTTTCGGAACTTCATGGAACTTGCCTTCTATCTGGAGGAACTTTTCGGGCGCCGGGTGGACCTCGTCACCGAACAGGGGCTCAGCCAATACCTGCGGCCCTATGTCGAACAGGAGGTTGTCTGGTGTGATGCGTGA